In Gloeomargarita sp. SRBZ-1_bins_9, one genomic interval encodes:
- a CDS encoding protein kinase has protein sequence MTGTPAATFLHLHLGSNGRDLWLGPMRPHALLGRHPTSDLMVDNTFASRYHAHIEYRPPDFYLRDDSRNGTFIRWGDPEQVLHVRGEEVRLPTAGEISLGCAFDRHPPDVIRFRRTAVLPPELAPAAALPEEETTVVAPMPPQPLAQVPSELQLDRVLEPLVRDLVAVLSPEGVIYYQNPALARWWGQTLPQVLGRDFLEFVHPEDRQALVNAQTQALLQSQTLATQLSLRLRVGDERWHPCSMTLRPLPPDAGLAGLLLVGQPAGQPSDTHLLGGRYRVERRLASGGFCETYLGRDQQRPGEPLCVIKRLRLDNPDPDTLATARRLFATEAATLETLGHHDQIPRLLAYLEQEEDFYLVQDFIAGHPLSQELGPQQRWDEIDVVWLLWELLAILDFVQKHKVIHRDITPDNILRRESDRKLVLIDFGSVKVLPSVLGGESRTVVVGKPGYMAPEQAWGQPNFTSDLYALGVIAIEALTGQSPQNLPHLPRTRTLDWQGQVQVSDALREILASLLHPDWQQRFPNARTALKRIEALFGPPPRRTDFL, from the coding sequence GTGACGGGAACCCCTGCCGCGACTTTTCTCCATCTCCATCTGGGCAGCAATGGTCGGGATTTGTGGCTTGGCCCCATGCGTCCCCATGCCCTTTTAGGGCGACATCCCACCAGCGACTTGATGGTGGACAACACCTTTGCTTCCCGCTACCACGCCCACATTGAGTACCGTCCCCCCGACTTCTACCTGCGGGACGACAGCCGCAACGGGACGTTCATCCGCTGGGGCGATCCGGAACAGGTGCTCCATGTGCGGGGGGAGGAGGTGCGTCTGCCCACCGCAGGAGAAATTAGCCTAGGGTGCGCCTTTGACCGTCATCCCCCCGATGTCATTCGCTTCCGCCGCACTGCTGTTTTGCCCCCAGAACTGGCCCCCGCCGCCGCGCTGCCGGAGGAGGAGACCACCGTTGTTGCGCCCATGCCCCCCCAACCCCTGGCGCAGGTGCCGTCGGAACTGCAACTCGACCGGGTGCTGGAACCCCTGGTGCGGGATTTGGTGGCCGTCCTCAGTCCCGAGGGGGTGATCTATTACCAGAATCCGGCCCTGGCCCGTTGGTGGGGACAGACCTTACCCCAGGTGCTGGGACGGGATTTTTTGGAATTTGTCCATCCCGAGGACCGGCAGGCGTTGGTGAATGCCCAAACCCAGGCCCTTTTGCAAAGCCAGACCCTGGCGACCCAACTATCCTTGCGCTTGCGAGTCGGGGATGAGCGGTGGCATCCCTGCAGTATGACCCTGCGACCGTTACCCCCCGATGCCGGCCTAGCGGGTTTACTGCTGGTGGGGCAACCAGCGGGTCAGCCGTCAGACACGCACCTGCTGGGGGGACGCTACCGGGTAGAGCGGCGCCTGGCCAGTGGCGGATTTTGCGAAACCTACCTGGGACGAGACCAACAACGGCCCGGTGAACCCCTCTGCGTCATCAAACGCCTGCGCCTAGACAATCCCGACCCGGACACCCTGGCAACTGCCCGCCGCCTATTTGCCACGGAAGCCGCTACCCTGGAAACCCTAGGGCACCATGACCAGATTCCCCGCCTGCTGGCCTACCTGGAACAGGAGGAGGACTTTTACTTGGTGCAGGACTTCATTGCCGGCCACCCCCTGAGCCAGGAGCTAGGACCCCAACAGCGCTGGGATGAAATAGACGTGGTCTGGTTGCTGTGGGAGCTGCTTGCCATCTTGGACTTTGTGCAGAAACACAAGGTGATTCACCGGGACATCACCCCCGATAACATCCTGCGCCGGGAGAGCGACCGCAAGCTAGTGCTCATTGACTTCGGCTCCGTCAAGGTGCTGCCGTCGGTCCTCGGTGGCGAATCCCGCACAGTGGTGGTGGGCAAACCCGGCTACATGGCGCCTGAACAGGCCTGGGGACAACCCAACTTTACCAGCGACCTCTACGCCCTGGGGGTGATTGCCATCGAAGCCCTGACCGGTCAGTCACCCCAAAACCTCCCCCACCTACCCCGGACCCGCACCCTAGATTGGCAGGGACAAGTGCAAGTCAGCGATGCCCTCCGGGAAATTCTGGCCTCCCTACTCCACCCCGACTGGCAACAACGGTTTCCCAACGCCCGCACCGCCCTTAAACGCATCGAGGCCCTCTTTGGCCCACCCCCCCGGCGGACCGACTTTCTCTAA